The segment GTCGGTCGAGAAGATCACCACGGCGAAGAAGGATACCCTGATTTTGAACGTCGATGGGACGATTGCCGCCGTGTTGGTCGATCTCGGCTGGCCGATCGAGTCGCTCAACGGGTTCTTTATCCTGGCGCGGACGATCGGTCTGATCGGTCACTGGGTCGATCAAACCCGCAACGGGAGCCGCTTGATCCGGCTGTTCAATTACGTGGTCAATTACGCTTCGCCGAAGCGAAGAGAAGCCCCTCCCCTCGAGACGAATGCCAAGAAGATCGAGGTTAGGCAAGAGGTATTGAAGTAGTCTTGACCATCTGAGAATTGCTCTGTAAGATGAAGATCTCTTTTATTTCAGGCGCGACGAAACCGTCGGGGCCGCTCAAAGTGGATGGAGGACAATGATGTCTACCGAAATGATTAAGAAACTATATCAATCGATGCCGGCTCGTCTGGCGGAAGCACGTAAAAAGTTCGGCCGTCCCCTCACCCTGACGGAAAAGATCCTGGTCGCGCATGTCGACGATTTTGGAACGCAGAAGTGGGAGCGGGGGAAGGCGCAGCTGGCGCTTCGGCCCGACCGGGTCGCGATGCAGGATGCGACCGCCCAGATGGCGATGCTTCAGTTCATGCAGGCGGGGAAGAAACAGGCCGCCGTTCCGAGCACGATCCACTGCGATCATCTGATCCGGGCGCAGAGCGGGGCGAAAGAAGACATCGAGCGGGCGATCAACGAAAACAAGGAGGTCTACAACTTCCTGGCGTCGGCCGCGAAGAAATACGGGATCGGTTTCTGGAAGCCGGGGGCCGGAATCATCCATCAGGTGGTTCTTGAGAATTACGCCTTTCCGGGTGCCTTGATCATCGGGACCGATTCGCATACGCCGAACGGCGGCGGGCTTGGCGCGATGGCGATCGGCGTCGGCGGGGCCGATGCCGGTGAAGTGATGGCCGGCCTTCCGTGGGAAGTCCTCCATCCGAAACTGATCGGCGTTCGCCTGACCGGCAGCCTCACCGGATGGACCTCGGCGAAAGACGTCATCCTCTACCTCTGCGGTCTGCTGACGACCAAAGGGGGAACCAATAAAATCGTCGAATATTTCGGACCGGGCGCCGAAACGATCAGCGCCACCGGGAAGGGGACCATCGCCAACATGGGGGCCGAGCTCGGGGCGACGACTTCGATCTTCCCCTATGACCAGAAGATGGCGGCCTACCTCAAGCTGACCGAACGGGAGGAGTGGGCCAAGATTGCCGATGCGAACAAGGAACTCTTGACCGCCGATCCGGAGGTTCTCCAGTCGCCCGAGAAATATTACGACCAGGTGATCGAGATCAATCTCTCGGAGCTGGAGCCGCATGTCGTCGGTCCGCACACCCCCGACCTCGCCCGTCCGATCTCCAAGCTCGCCTCCGAGGCGAAGGAGAAGGGCTATCCGATCCAGCTCAAAGCGGCGTTGATCGGCAGCTGCACCAACTCTTCGTATGAAGATATCAGCCGGTCGGCCCACATCGCCAAGCAGGGATTGAAAGCCGGTCTTAAAGCGAAGGCGCAGTTCCTCGTCACTCCCGGCTCGGAGCGGATCTACCATACGATGAAGCGGGACGGTTTCATGCAGACCTTCGAAGAGATGGGAGCGACCGTTCTGGCGAACGCCTGCGGTCCCTGCATCGGCCAGTGGAAGCGGGACGATGTGAAGAAGGGAGAGTCGAACTCGATTATCTCTTCCTTTAACCGGAACTTCCCCGGCCGAAACGACGGGATCGCCGAGACCCTCTCCTTCCTCAGCAGCCCGGAGATCGTGACGGCGATGGCCTTTGCCGGCGATCTGACCTTCGATCCGGTGAAGGGAACCCTCTCCGCCGCCGACGGCACGAAGATTCAGTTCGAGCCGCCCCGGGGTGAAGAGCTTCCGGCCAAGGGATTTGCAAAAGGGGAAGAAGGATTTGTCGCCCCGGCGGAGAACGGCGACAACCTCACCGTCGACCTCCCGCCGACCAGCGAGCGGTTGCAACTGCTTCAGCCCTTCCCGAAATGGGATGGGAAAGATTTTTCGAAGCTCCCGATTCTGGTCAAAGCGAAGGGAAAGTGCACCACCGACCATATCTCCCCGGCCGGGCCCTGGCTGAAGTACCGGGGGCATCTCGACAAGATCAGCGACAACATGTTCCTCGGCGCCAACAACGCCTTCACGACGGAGGCGGGGAAGGCGAACGATGTCCTCACCGGCGAGTCGAACCTCACCCCGGCCCAGGTGGCCCGAAGATATATGGCCAAAGGGGTCGGGTCGGTGGTGATCGGCGATGAGAATTACGGCGAGGGAAGCTCCCGCGAGCATGCCGCGATGTCGCCCCGTTTCCTCGGCATCAAGGTGGTGATTACCAAGAGTTTCGCCCGGATCCATGAGACGAACCTTAAGAAGCAGGGGATCTTGCCGCTCATTTTTGCGAACCCGAAGGATTGGGAAAACTTTGAGCAGAACGACCGGGTCAGCGTGATCGGTCTCTCCGAGTTGGCCCCGGGCAAAGCGGTCGACGTCGTGATCCACAAGGCCGACGGTAAAGAGATCACGGTCCAGGCGAATCACAGCATGACCGCGCAGCAGATCGACTGGTTCAAAGCGGGGTCGGCGCTCAACGCGCTGAACGCGTAACGTTCATTGAAGAATAGGGGCGATCACAAGGATCGCCCCTACGATTTTGGACAAAGATGCCGACGGTGGAAACGACCGAAAAGAAGAATCTGGTGACGGTGGAGATCATGGGGAAGAAGTATCAAGTCCCCCAGGGGATCACGCTGATCCAAGCGATGTGGCATACCGGCCACCGGATCACCCGCGGCATCGGCTGTCTCGGCGGCGTCTGCGGGGCCTGCTCGACCCTCTATCGGACCAAGGGAAGTTATGAGCTCAAGCAGGGGCTCGGCTGCCAATTGATCGTCGAGGAGGGGATCTCTTTCTCTCTTTCCGCCTCCTTTCCGGTTCAGAAGCCGATCTACCGGATGGAAGAGATCACCGATCCGAAACAGGATCTCTTCAAATATTTTCCCGAAGTCGCCCTCTGCCGAAACTGCAACGCCTGCACCGAAGCCTGTCCCCAGGGAATCGACGTCCGGACCGGCATCTGGAAAGCGGCGTTCGGAGATTTCAAAGAGGCCTCCAACCTCTTCCTCTCCTGCGTGATGTGCAGCCTCTGCGTCCCGGTCTGCATCGCCGAGATCTCCTCCAATCAGGTCGGCCTCTATGTTCGCCGCGCGGAGGGGGTTTTCTTCAACGAACGGCCGCCGCAGCTTTCCAGCCGAATCGAAGAGATTCACTGTGGAAAGTACAATACGCAATGGGAGACGCTGATGAAGATGTCCGAAGAGGAGCTCAAAACCTGCCCCATCGCCTGATCTGCGCTCATCCGCACAAAAAGGAAACGTCTTGATGTCCCATTCCGATTCTCAGTCTTCTCTGATCCGCATCGAGGTCGATGGCGCCGAACACCCCGTCCCGGAAGGAATCACCGTCATCCAAGCGATGTGGCATCTCGGCCGGCCGACGATCCACGGGGTCGGCTGTCTCGGCGGCGTTTGCGGCGCCTGTCCCATCACCTATCGCCTTCCCGATCAGATGAGTTCAAAAACGGGGCTCGCCTGCCAGACGGCGGTTCGCGATGGAATGGCGATCACCTTCATCCCCTCCGACAGCTCCAAAAAGGCGATCGCGCTTCTTCCGAAAGAAGCCCCCACGCAGAAAACCCTCTTTCAGTATTATCCCGAAACGCGCCGGTGCACCGCCTGCCGCGCCTGCACGTCGGTCTGTCCGCAGGAGATCGACGTCATGGGGGGGGTGCGGGCGGCGATCAACGGGGAGCTTGCAACCGTGGCGGAGAAGTTCACCACTTGCGTGATGTGCGGCCTTTGCGCGGCGGTCTGCGAAGTGCAGATCAAGCCCCACCGCGTCGGGATGTATGTCCGCCGTCTGACCGGCGCCTTCTATCCGAAAGAGGCGACCGGCCTGCTTCACCGGATCGAGGAGGTTCGATCGGGGAAATATGCGTCGGCGTGGGACAGGCTTCTCTCCGCCGACGATGCGGCCTTGTCCGAATATTGCCGATCTGAAGAGAAATGAGGAATTGAACAAAGCAACTAATAAGGAAAGGTGAATGAGTTTGGAAGATTCGAAAACACGGGTGAATGAGAGCCGGGCGGCGCGGATGAAAGAGGAGAGGGCGCTCCTCTCTCCGGAAGACAAAGACGCCTTGATCCGGAAGTTTCATCCCGATTATAAGAAAGAGGCGTATCGGACGATTCAGATCGGCCCCAACCAAGGGGAGCAGACGGTTCATGAGCTGGCCAACCTCCTCGAAGGGAAAAGCCCGATCGCTTCCGAAGAGATTTCCCTCTCTCCGCACCATCAGGTGGACCTGCTGATTATCGGCGGGGGGGGCGCGGGGGCGACGGCGGCGCTCACGGCGAAGGCGGCGGGGGCCGGCGTCCTCCTTGCGACCAAGCTTCGGCTGGGCGATTCGAATACGGTGATGGCCGAAGGGGGAATGCAGGTGGCGGTCTCGGCGGAAGATTCTCCCGTGCGCCACTTCCTCGATTCCCTCCGGGGCGGCTACATGAAAAACGATCCGGCGCTCCTGAAGACCCTCGTCGAAGAAGGGCCGGAGGTGGCGAAGTGGCTGATGGACATCGGCGTTCTCTTCGACCGCGAGGCCGACGGCAACCTCAGCATCCGCGGCGGCGGCGGGAGCAGCAAGCCGCGTCTGCTTCGCTGTAAAGATTATACCGGTCTTGAGTTGATGCGGGTCCTCAAGGATTGCGTCCTCAACGAGCAGGTCGAGCTGCTGGAGTTTTCTCCCATCGTCGAGCTTCTGACCGACGGGGAAGGGGCCTGCACCGGCGCCGTCTTGAAGAACCTCGACAACAATCAGTATGTCGTCGTCCAGGCGAAGGCGGTGATCCTGGCGACGGGGGGGATCGGGCGCCTTCACATTCAAGGTTTCCCGACGAGCAATCATTACGGCGCCACCGCCGACGGACTGCCGATCGCTTACCGGGCCGGGGCGAAGCTGACCCTTCAGGATACCTTTCAGTATCATCCGACCGGCGCGGTTTATCCCGAGCCGATGGCGGGGATCTTGGTGACCGAAGCGATCCGGTCGGTCGGGGCGCAGTTGGTCAATGTGAAGGGGGAGCGGTTCATCAATGAGATGGAGACGCGCGATGCGGTCGCCTCCGCCGTGATCCGAGAGTGCGCGGAGGGGCGGGGGGTGGAGACGGCGGCGGGCCGCCGCGGCGTCTGGCTCGACATGCCGATGGTCGATATCGTCAACGGAGAGGGGACCCTGGCCCATCGCTTCCCGAACATGGTCCGGCAGTTCTCGCGTTATCAGATCGATATCCGAAAAGAGCCGGTCCTGGTCTACCCGACGTTGCATTACCAGAACGGGGGAATTCAGATCAATGTCGACGGCGAATCGACCGTCCGGAATCTCTTTGTGGCGGGGGAAGCCTCCGGCGGGATTCACGGCCGCAACCGGTTGATGGGGAACTCCCTTCTCGACATCATCGTCTACGGGCGGCGGGCCGGGCGCGCGGCGTCGAAGCGGGCGACGGAGATCGCCCCCGGAAAGTTGACCCTGGCGCACCTCGATCAATTTCGCGAGGCGCAGAAGAAGGCGGGGGTCGAGTCGAAAACAGTCTCCCCGATGTTATTTCCCGATTATGTGAAGAAGAATTAATTGATGTAGGGGCGCACCGATGTGTGCGCCCTCCCGGTAGTGCAGGGCGGACACGCAGGTCCGCCCCTACGAGGACAATACAGATAAGGACGAATCGATGAACATTCATGAATATCAGGCGAAGGCCCTTTTCGCGAAATATCAGATCCCTGTTCCGAACGGCAAGGTGGCATTTAATCCGCAGGAAGCGCAGGCCGCCGCCGACACCTTGGCGACGCCGATCACGGTGGTGAAGGCGCAGATTCATGCCGGCGGCCGGGGAAAAGCCGGCGGCGTCAAGCTGGCGAAGAATAAATCGGACGTCGCTTCGATCGCCCAGGAGCTGTTGGGAAAAATCCTCATTACCCCTCAGACCGGCCCGCAGGGGAAAGAGGTGAAGAAGCTCCTCGTCGAGGAAGGGGTCGATATCGCGAAAGAGCTCTATGTGAGCTGGGTGGCCGATCGGGGGACCGCGTCGATCGTCCTGATCGCCAGCACCGAAGGGGGGATGGAGATCGAAGAGGTGGCGGCGCACTCTCCCGACAAGATCGTGAAGCTCTCGGTCGATCCGGTGATCGGATACCAGGCGCACCAGGGGCGCACGGTCGGCTTCAAGCTCGGCCTTCCGAAGGAGGTCATCGGGCAATGGGTGGCGATGCTGGGGAATCTCTATCGGCTCTTCATCGAGAAGGACGCCTCTCAGATCGAGATCAATCCGCTGATCATCACCAAGCAGAACAAGCTGATGGCGCTTGACGCCAAGGTGAACTTCGACGACAACGCTCTCCTCCGCCATGAAGATATTCGGGCGTTCCGCGACCTTGACGAGGAAGACCCGCTTGAGACCCGCGCGACGGCGCATGGCCTCAACTACGTGAAGCTCGATGGGACGATAGGCTGCATGGTCAACGGCGCGGGATTGGCGATGGCGACGATGGATGTGATCAAGCTCGCCGGGGCCGAGCCGGCCAACTTCCTCGACGTCGGCGGCGGCGCTTCGAAAGAGACGGTGAAAGAGGCGTTCCAAATCTTGCTCTCCGATCCGAACGTGAAAGGGGTCTTCGTCAACATCTTCGGCGGGATCGTCCGCTGCGAGCGGATCGCCGGGGGGATCATCGAAGCGGCGAAAGAGGTCTCGATCAACGTTCCGCTCGTCGTCCGCCTTGAAGGGACCAATGCGAAGGAGGCGAAGCAGATGCTGGCCGAGTCGGGACTGAATCTGACGGTCGCCGACACGCTGTGGGACGGGGCGCAAAAAATCGTGGCGCAGGTAAGATAAGCGGTCTTCGTTGTGATTCTGAGACGAAGCTGAAGAATCTGAGATCTTTCGCTTTAGCTCAGGATGAAAAGTTGCTGAATGGTATTTAGATTATTTCCAATCTACTTTGAGGAGCGTCGATGAGTATCCTGGTGAATAAGAACTCGCGGATCTTGGTGCAGGGGATCACAGGGAAGGAGGGCTCCTTCCATGCCTCGGCCTGCAAAGCCTATGGGACGAAGGTGGTCGCGGGGGTCACCCCGGGCAAAGGGGGAACCGACTTCGAGGGGATTCCGGTGTTCGATACGGTCGAAGCGGCGGTGGAGAAGACCGGCGCCGACGTGTCGCTGATCTTCGTTCCCCCCCCGTTTGCCGCCGACGCCATCATGGAGTCGGCGCAGGCCGGCGTTCCGTTGATCATCTGCATTACCGAAGGCATCCCGGTGTTGGATATGATGAAGGTGAAGCGGTTCCTCGCCGACAAGCCGGTTCGTCTGATCGGGCCGAACTGTCCCGGCGTCATCACGCCGGAAGAGGCGAAGATCGGGATCATGCCCGGCTTCATTCACAAGAAGGGGAACGTCGGCGTCGTCTCCCGAAGCGGGACCCTCACCTATGAGGCGGTCTGGCAGCTGACGCAGCGGGGACTGGGGCAGTCGACCTGCGTCGGTATCGGCGGCGACCCGGTGAACGGGACCCACTTCGTCGATGTTCTTGGCATGTTCGAGAAAGACCGGCAGACCGAGGCGATCGTGATGATCGGAGAGATCGGCGGCGACGCCGAAGAGCGGGCGGCCGATTACATCAAGCGGAACGTTAGCAAGCCGGTCGTCGCTTTCATCGCCGGGATCACCGCCCCTCCGGGACGGCGAATGGGCCATGCCGGCGCCATCATCGCCGGCGGCAAGGGGACGGCGGACGACAAGATGTCGGCCCTCGAAGCGGCCGGCGTCACGGTCGTGAAAAATCCGGCGCTGATCGGAGAGGCGATCGAGAAGCTGCTCAAGAAAAAGGGGACGGGTGTCAGGGGACGGGTGTCGGGAGGGAAAGCCAAAGCAAAGCCGAAGCTGAAGAGCGTGCCGAAGGCCAAGGCGAAGTCCAAAGCCAAGCCGAAGGGCAAAGCAAAAAAATGAACTTTCTCGATCTTCATCGATGGGATGTGACCCCCCTCGAAGCGATCGAGATCCAGAACCGGCTCCGCAGACAACTTATCTTAGATCAGGCCCCGGCGGTGATCCGAACGATCGCCGGGGTCGACGTTTCCAACGCGTTCGGGTCGAATCGGCTCTTCGCCGCCGTGGTCGTCCTCGATCTTCAACATCCGCAGCCGAAGGGATTCCCGATCCTGGAGGTGGCGACCGCCTCGTTGGAGGTCGCCTTTCCGTATGTCCCCGGTCTTCTCTCCTTCCGAGAAATCCCCGTCGTTTTAAAAGCGTGGGAGAAACTGCAGATCCGCCCCGATTGTTTGATGGCCGACGGCCAGGGGATCGCCCACCCGCGGCGGATCGGCATCGCCTCTCATCTCGGTCTGCTCGTCGATCTTCCTTCCATCGGCTGCGGCAAGACGCGGCTGATCGGCGCCCATCGCGAGCCGGGACCGCTGCAGGGCGAGTGGTCTCCCTTGATCGATCGCGGCGAGACGATCGGCGCGGTCCTCCGGACGCGCGATGGAGTGTCGCCGGTTTTTATCTCCCCCGGTCACCGGATGACCCTCGACCGGGCGGTCGAGATCGTCCTCTCCTCCCAACTCCGCTATCGTTTGCCTGAGCCGACACGGATGGCGCATCAACTCGTAAACGAAGCCCGCCGGGCGGCGTAGCGCCTTCATACGGTCCGAGTGACAGACCTTTCATCTCCGATCGACGCGTGATCTCGATCGTCGCCAATGTAATCCTCCTTTCGAAAGAATTATTTCTTCATCCGTTCCCTCCACCGAAAGTTTTTATTTTTATCAAACAGTGTATCCGCTGTTACAGCAGCCGAAGATCTCTTTGCGATAAAAATTTAAAGACTGGATCGCAGAAGGGTCTCCATCTCATATTTCTACCAAGATGCGAACCTCTCGATCAAACTCATTGATGGATGATGCATCGTGGTTGAAATTGTCGACCGTCTTGAGGATCTCCGCATCCTTTCGACGCCTTGGAACGAGATTGCAGAACCGTTTGGAAATCCCCTGCTTCGTCACGAGTGGTTTGTCGCTTGTGCCGAGGCCTTTTGCCCGCCGCAGCAACTCTCCATTGTTATCGTCCGTTCAAAAGGGAAAATCACCGCGGCGGCGCCGTTGGTTTCTGTTCGACAAAAAGGGATCGAACGACTCGAATTATTGGGTTGTTCTTTTTTGTTTGAGCCGGGCGGGTTTATTTATGAGGACCTCGCCGCGCTGGAAGAACTGGTGGAGGGCATCGTCGCTCTGAAGCGGCCGCTGCTCCTACGAAGGGTCCCCTCCTCCGCTGAAGAAATCCGCCTATTGCGCGGGCGCAGCGAGCGGCATGCCTATACGACGGTCAAGGAAACGGAGGGGTCGCTCTGGCTCTCTTGTAAAGGGGGATGGGCCGAATTCGAGTCGGCCCTTTCTTCTTCCCGCCGCGCCTGTTTCCGGAGGGCGAAAAGGCGGGCGGAGGCCGAGGGAAAGGTGCAGTTTGAGATGGTCTCTCCCGATGCCGAAAACGTCGATCGTTATCTTGAAGAGCTCCTTGTTGTGGAGACGGCCGGCTGGAAAGGACAACATGGAACGGCGCTGCAGTTGAACGAACCGCTGAAGCGGTTTTTTTATCTCTACGCTCAGGCCGCGGCGCGCCTCGGACTCCTTCGGCTTGGTTTTTTCAGGATGGATAAAAAGGCGATCGCCTCCATACTGGCGGTTCAATGCGCCGGCCGGCTCTGGGTCTTAAAGACCGGCTACGATGAAAAATGGGCCCGGTGTTCCCCCGGTGCGCTTCTGATGCATGAGATGATCCGTTATGCCTTCAAGCAGGGGCTCGAAGGATATGAATTCTTGGGAATCGATGAACCTTGGCTGCGGGTCTGGACCGACCAGGCCCACGCCTATGTCTCGACCCGAACCTATCCTTATTCTCCGAAAGGCTTGTTCGGCCTGGGGGTCGATCTCTCTTGCCAAGCGGGCGGCAAGGTCATGCGGCGCTTCAAATAAGAAGGCAGGTTCGGAATGTTGATCCAAATAAAAGAATGGATGGTCCGGCGTCTGGCCGAAAACTACATCGCCGGCCCTCATCTCACCGATGCCCTTCGTCTTTGCCGCCGGGTGGCTGCCCGAGGGTGGGGGAGTATCCTCTGTCCCTGGGACGGGCCGGGGGATACACCGGAAGAGGTTCTCTCAAATTATCAAACGGCGCTGCAGACCATCGCCTCCGAAAAGTTGGACGCCCATCTCTCGATCAAAGCCCCTTCGCTTCGGTATGATTTTGAGGCATTGAAGGAGCTTCTGGCTGTTGCCGGCGAGCGAGGGGTCCGGATTCACTTCGATTCGCATGATTTTGATACCGCCCCGCCCACTTTTCGGTTGCTTGAGAAAGCCGTTCCGTATTACCCCCACATCGGCTGCACGCTTCCTTCTCGATGGCGCCGGAGTTTTTTCGATGCCGAATGCGCCATCGATCTTGGCGCTCCGGTGCGGGTGGTCAAAGGGGAGTGGCCCGATCCTACCGGAGAAGCGATCGATCCGAAGGGACGCTTTTTGGAGCTGATCGATCGGCTGGCCGGCCGGGCGAGGGAGGTGGCGGTGGCGACGCACGATCCGGTGCTGGCCCGGGCCGCGTTGGCGCGGCTTCAAAAATCAGGAACCCCGTGCCGGTTGGAGCAGTTATGGGGGCTGCCGATTCGGGCCAAAGAGGTCGCGGAACCACTGGGGGTCCCTGTTCGGGTTTATATCCCCTATGGCCATGCGTGGCTTCCTTACTGTATCGGTTCGATCCGAAGGCGGCCGGTCATTCTGGCCTGGGTGGCCAGAGATTTTTTTATGACGCGGCGAGGCCTTGGGATTCCTTGATGATGGGGAGACCACTTAAAGCGACTTCCGAAAAATAACCAGCGTCTCCACCTCCTCGAACCCAAGGGCCGCATGGGCGTCGCGGCTGAGACGGTTGACTACTTCCGTATCCGAGCCGATCTCCGTGTAGCCGTGGGCCCGACTCCATCCCTCCGCGGCGTTCATCAGAGCACGGCCGATGCCGC is part of the Candidatus Manganitrophus noduliformans genome and harbors:
- a CDS encoding GNAT family N-acetyltransferase, producing the protein MVEIVDRLEDLRILSTPWNEIAEPFGNPLLRHEWFVACAEAFCPPQQLSIVIVRSKGKITAAAPLVSVRQKGIERLELLGCSFLFEPGGFIYEDLAALEELVEGIVALKRPLLLRRVPSSAEEIRLLRGRSERHAYTTVKETEGSLWLSCKGGWAEFESALSSSRRACFRRAKRRAEAEGKVQFEMVSPDAENVDRYLEELLVVETAGWKGQHGTALQLNEPLKRFFYLYAQAAARLGLLRLGFFRMDKKAIASILAVQCAGRLWVLKTGYDEKWARCSPGALLMHEMIRYAFKQGLEGYEFLGIDEPWLRVWTDQAHAYVSTRTYPYSPKGLFGLGVDLSCQAGGKVMRRFK
- a CDS encoding 4Fe-4S dicluster domain-containing protein, yielding MPTVETTEKKNLVTVEIMGKKYQVPQGITLIQAMWHTGHRITRGIGCLGGVCGACSTLYRTKGSYELKQGLGCQLIVEEGISFSLSASFPVQKPIYRMEEITDPKQDLFKYFPEVALCRNCNACTEACPQGIDVRTGIWKAAFGDFKEASNLFLSCVMCSLCVPVCIAEISSNQVGLYVRRAEGVFFNERPPQLSSRIEEIHCGKYNTQWETLMKMSEEELKTCPIA
- a CDS encoding proline dehydrogenase is translated as MLIQIKEWMVRRLAENYIAGPHLTDALRLCRRVAARGWGSILCPWDGPGDTPEEVLSNYQTALQTIASEKLDAHLSIKAPSLRYDFEALKELLAVAGERGVRIHFDSHDFDTAPPTFRLLEKAVPYYPHIGCTLPSRWRRSFFDAECAIDLGAPVRVVKGEWPDPTGEAIDPKGRFLELIDRLAGRAREVAVATHDPVLARAALARLQKSGTPCRLEQLWGLPIRAKEVAEPLGVPVRVYIPYGHAWLPYCIGSIRRRPVILAWVARDFFMTRRGLGIP
- the sucC gene encoding ADP-forming succinate--CoA ligase subunit beta produces the protein MNIHEYQAKALFAKYQIPVPNGKVAFNPQEAQAAADTLATPITVVKAQIHAGGRGKAGGVKLAKNKSDVASIAQELLGKILITPQTGPQGKEVKKLLVEEGVDIAKELYVSWVADRGTASIVLIASTEGGMEIEEVAAHSPDKIVKLSVDPVIGYQAHQGRTVGFKLGLPKEVIGQWVAMLGNLYRLFIEKDASQIEINPLIITKQNKLMALDAKVNFDDNALLRHEDIRAFRDLDEEDPLETRATAHGLNYVKLDGTIGCMVNGAGLAMATMDVIKLAGAEPANFLDVGGGASKETVKEAFQILLSDPNVKGVFVNIFGGIVRCERIAGGIIEAAKEVSINVPLVVRLEGTNAKEAKQMLAESGLNLTVADTLWDGAQKIVAQVR
- a CDS encoding 4Fe-4S dicluster domain-containing protein, which encodes MSHSDSQSSLIRIEVDGAEHPVPEGITVIQAMWHLGRPTIHGVGCLGGVCGACPITYRLPDQMSSKTGLACQTAVRDGMAITFIPSDSSKKAIALLPKEAPTQKTLFQYYPETRRCTACRACTSVCPQEIDVMGGVRAAINGELATVAEKFTTCVMCGLCAAVCEVQIKPHRVGMYVRRLTGAFYPKEATGLLHRIEEVRSGKYASAWDRLLSADDAALSEYCRSEEK
- a CDS encoding aconitate hydratase, with the translated sequence MSTEMIKKLYQSMPARLAEARKKFGRPLTLTEKILVAHVDDFGTQKWERGKAQLALRPDRVAMQDATAQMAMLQFMQAGKKQAAVPSTIHCDHLIRAQSGAKEDIERAINENKEVYNFLASAAKKYGIGFWKPGAGIIHQVVLENYAFPGALIIGTDSHTPNGGGLGAMAIGVGGADAGEVMAGLPWEVLHPKLIGVRLTGSLTGWTSAKDVILYLCGLLTTKGGTNKIVEYFGPGAETISATGKGTIANMGAELGATTSIFPYDQKMAAYLKLTEREEWAKIADANKELLTADPEVLQSPEKYYDQVIEINLSELEPHVVGPHTPDLARPISKLASEAKEKGYPIQLKAALIGSCTNSSYEDISRSAHIAKQGLKAGLKAKAQFLVTPGSERIYHTMKRDGFMQTFEEMGATVLANACGPCIGQWKRDDVKKGESNSIISSFNRNFPGRNDGIAETLSFLSSPEIVTAMAFAGDLTFDPVKGTLSAADGTKIQFEPPRGEELPAKGFAKGEEGFVAPAENGDNLTVDLPPTSERLQLLQPFPKWDGKDFSKLPILVKAKGKCTTDHISPAGPWLKYRGHLDKISDNMFLGANNAFTTEAGKANDVLTGESNLTPAQVARRYMAKGVGSVVIGDENYGEGSSREHAAMSPRFLGIKVVITKSFARIHETNLKKQGILPLIFANPKDWENFEQNDRVSVIGLSELAPGKAVDVVIHKADGKEITVQANHSMTAQQIDWFKAGSALNALNA
- the nfi gene encoding deoxyribonuclease V (cleaves DNA at apurinic or apyrimidinic sites), producing the protein MNFLDLHRWDVTPLEAIEIQNRLRRQLILDQAPAVIRTIAGVDVSNAFGSNRLFAAVVVLDLQHPQPKGFPILEVATASLEVAFPYVPGLLSFREIPVVLKAWEKLQIRPDCLMADGQGIAHPRRIGIASHLGLLVDLPSIGCGKTRLIGAHREPGPLQGEWSPLIDRGETIGAVLRTRDGVSPVFISPGHRMTLDRAVEIVLSSQLRYRLPEPTRMAHQLVNEARRAA
- a CDS encoding FAD-binding protein — protein: MSLEDSKTRVNESRAARMKEERALLSPEDKDALIRKFHPDYKKEAYRTIQIGPNQGEQTVHELANLLEGKSPIASEEISLSPHHQVDLLIIGGGGAGATAALTAKAAGAGVLLATKLRLGDSNTVMAEGGMQVAVSAEDSPVRHFLDSLRGGYMKNDPALLKTLVEEGPEVAKWLMDIGVLFDREADGNLSIRGGGGSSKPRLLRCKDYTGLELMRVLKDCVLNEQVELLEFSPIVELLTDGEGACTGAVLKNLDNNQYVVVQAKAVILATGGIGRLHIQGFPTSNHYGATADGLPIAYRAGAKLTLQDTFQYHPTGAVYPEPMAGILVTEAIRSVGAQLVNVKGERFINEMETRDAVASAVIRECAEGRGVETAAGRRGVWLDMPMVDIVNGEGTLAHRFPNMVRQFSRYQIDIRKEPVLVYPTLHYQNGGIQINVDGESTVRNLFVAGEASGGIHGRNRLMGNSLLDIIVYGRRAGRAASKRATEIAPGKLTLAHLDQFREAQKKAGVESKTVSPMLFPDYVKKN
- the sucD gene encoding succinate--CoA ligase subunit alpha is translated as MSILVNKNSRILVQGITGKEGSFHASACKAYGTKVVAGVTPGKGGTDFEGIPVFDTVEAAVEKTGADVSLIFVPPPFAADAIMESAQAGVPLIICITEGIPVLDMMKVKRFLADKPVRLIGPNCPGVITPEEAKIGIMPGFIHKKGNVGVVSRSGTLTYEAVWQLTQRGLGQSTCVGIGGDPVNGTHFVDVLGMFEKDRQTEAIVMIGEIGGDAEERAADYIKRNVSKPVVAFIAGITAPPGRRMGHAGAIIAGGKGTADDKMSALEAAGVTVVKNPALIGEAIEKLLKKKGTGVRGRVSGGKAKAKPKLKSVPKAKAKSKAKPKGKAKK